From the genome of Sporomusa sphaeroides DSM 2875:
AATACCGTATTTGAAACCAAATGACACTACCGTAACCGTCATGCGCTCATGTTCACGCTCTTCGGTAAACAGTGTCGTGATCTTACCACGCAATTCAGCGGTTGACAGACCGGAAGTATCAATGATGTGATTGGCCCGTCCCCGGATTTGTTCCAGCCGGTCCCGTTCGCGGCAGATGCCTTCGCTGATGCGGCCATGAGGTGCCATGGGGTGACGGCGGCGGGTTTCCTTGTAGCGGCGGATAATGGTGGCATCCGCTGCTTCCAAAAATACTATCTCATAAAGAAAGCCTTGCTTTTCCATATCTTCCAGCACCTGAACCAGTGTGTCAAAAAATTCGCCGCCGCGAATATCAACCACCAGCGCGATCTTGGAGACCTTACCGCCTGATTGGGCACATAATTCGGCGAATTTGGGAATTAACATCGGCGGGAGGTTATCCACGCAAAAATAACCCAGGTCTTCCATAGCCCGCATCACCTGTGATTTACCGGCACCGGACATACCGGTGATAATTACCAGGCGAAAGTTATCCAGCATACACATACACCTCAATTTTTCCTTCTAGGCGATTGTTACTTTAATTATAGGGTAGTATTGGCAAAAAAGCAAAATACAGTTCCCATTATTTTTATTAATGGGAACTGCAAGTTCACCAGCAAAAATCAAACAGACTTGCCACCTGCTCTGCCGGCAGCGGCCGGCTGAATAAAAAGCCCTGCATCATATTACAATGCCGTTCCCGCAGCAATAGCCGCTGTTCGGGGGTTTCCACCCCTTCGGCAACAACTTTAAGATTCAGATTGTGCGCCAGTAAAATAATGGCCGATATAATGGCGGCATCCTGCTGGCTTTTGGCAGCATCCTGAACAAAAATCCGGTCGATCTTCAGGGTTGTTATCGGAAAGCGTTTCAGATAACTTAAGGAAGAATACCCTGTGCCGAAATCATCAATGGCAATTCCGATACCCATAGCACCTAATTCTTTGAGAATCGCAATGGTATATTCCACATCTTCCAGCGCAATGCTCTCGGTAATTTCCAGTTCCAGATACTCCGGCGCCAAGCCGGTAGCAGCCAGTACCTTGCTGATCCTGCCGGTGAAATCCGGCTGACGGAACTGGCGTCCGGATAAATTAACAGCCATCACCACCGGCGGATAACCGGCATCCTGCCAGGCTTTATTCTGCGCACACGCCGTACGGAGCACCCATTCGCCAATGGGTACAATCAGTCCGGTTTCCTCCGCCAGGGGAATAAACTCCATCGGCTGTATCAGGCCACGCTCAGGATGCAGCCAGCGTACCAGGGCCTCCACGCCGACGGTACGTCCGGTTGTGCCATCAATGAGCGGCTGATAATGAATCACCAGTTCATTATTATCGATCGCCTGACGCAAGCTATTTTCCAGCAGCATCCGCTCAAGAACCCGTTCATTCATACTTTTAGTATAAAACTGGTACGCGTCGCCACCCTGTTCTTTTGCCCGGTACATGGACGACTCGGCATTTTTTAGCAGCACATCCACATTCTGCCCGTCGTCAGGGCATACGGCAATACCGATACTGGCAGAGGTATGCCAGACATAGCCGTTCAAGTCAACCGGCTGTCTGATGCCCTCGATCAGGTCCTCGGCAATACTGGCCGCCACCTGGGAATCAGCCAGTTCCGGCAGCAAAATCCCGAACACGTCACCGCCTACCCTGGAAACCACGGCTTGTTTGCCTACGCAGGCATTCAGCCTGTTGGCAACAAGATGGATGAGTTTGTCACCCAGACCATGTCCGAGGGTATCGTTTACCAATTTAAAACGGTCAACACCGACAAACAACAACGCCAGCATGCCGCCGCTGCGCTCAATACCTGCTAAAGCCATCACTAAGCGGTCAATTAAGAGGAGACGGTTAGGCAGCCCGGTGGCAGCATCATAATAGGACAGATATTCAATCATAGCCTCCGCCCGTCCCAGCCTGATGGCTGCCCGCAGGCACTGGGACAGGCTGTCGGCCGAAAGCTTGTTTTTTACCATATAATCGGTAGCACCGGCTTTCATTACATCAACAGCCAGCTGTTCATCGCCCTGACCTGTCAGGATAATGACCGGTGTTTTGACCCCGGCGGCCCGAATGGCTGACAGTACAGCCAGGCCGCTGTCCCCTGGCAGGCATTGATCAAGAAAAACACAGTCATATCTGCCTGTTTGCGCCTCATTAAGCCCCTGGCTGCCGGTAACAGCCTCGTGAATAATAATCTGGGCATGAGCAGCCCTGAGTGCTCGCTTAACCATCATCCGGTCAACTTCATCATCATCGATTAACAGTATTCTCAGTTCTTCCGCCATAGCCAAACAACTCCTTACGGCATCTCGCTTAACGTCCAATAATGGTCAAGCGCTCCCAAGGTTTTAACAAATTCTTCAAATGAAACCGGCTTAATAATATAGCCGGCAACGTTGAACTGGTAAGCAGCAACAACATCCCGTTCTTCATTCGAGGTTGTCAGAACAATCACTGTTATCATTTTTAAGGCAGGGTCTTGTCTGATTTCGTGTAAAAATTCGATACCGTTCATCCGGGGCATATTGATATCAAGCAAAATTAATCTGGGCCAGGGCACAATGGCTTTGCCATTCTGACCACGCAGCATGGCTAATGCCTCAACACCATCACGGGCAATATAGAGAGGATTCGTAAGGTTAATTCGTTTAAAAGCCCGCTCAACATTCATTATATCGACTTCATCGTCTTCGATGAGCAGAATGTTCATGCTCTTATCCCGCATACTGCGCCCCCCTGACTACCAGTTACCATAGGTAGTTCTTACCATTGGCCGGATTTTCCTGCCTGTGACAGCAAGTTACATAATTAATTTGCTAGCTTGCCGGACGCAACAGGCATGCATACCGTTATGCCAGCACATATTTTTCAATAGCTTCCGCCACGCCATCGGCATCATTGGCCAGCGTTTCCAAACGGGCAATGGCTTTCACGGCCGCACTGGCGTTGCCCATCGCCACACTCCAACCGGCGTACTTGAGCATGTCGACATCATTGCCGCTATCGCCGACAGCCATTGTTTCCTCTTTTGTTATTCCCAGCGTATCGGCTAAAAAAGCCAGCGCTCTGCCTTTATTGGCCAACGGGTCAGTTATCTCCAGATAGGTTGGCTTGGATATTGCGATACTGAGCTGATTGCCAAACAGAGCCTTACATATGTCATATATCTCAAGAATGCCTTCCGGCGTGGACATAATCAGCATTTTATTGGAAGATTCTTCCCCGTCATACAGCCTGTCCCCCACAGCGGTGACCGGTACCGCCGCCAGGCGCGAATACTGCTCAGCGTATTGGTTGATTTTTTCCACATACAGTTCATCCCGGACATAATTTTGAATATACCAGCCCCGTTCTTTGCACAGGGCCAGCACCTGCTGCGACAGCTTCCGCTCAATGGGTTGATCCAGTAATACCTCTCCTGACAAACAGGACTTAATCAGCGCCCCGTTATAGGTAATAATCGGCACATCCAACCCCAGTTGCCGGGCATACGGTAAGGCCGAACGGTACATCCGCCCGGTGGCTATCGTCACCGTTACCCCCTGCGCCACGGCTTGGCGAATGACCTCACACGCCCGCGGCGAGACGGCCAGTTTACTGTTTAATAAGGTATCATCCAAATCCAATGCTACTAATTTTATTGCCATGTTACTCTCCTTTTTCTCCATAATGAAAAACAGGAATCTCGCTGCACGCAAAATTCCTGCCAATTATCTACCTGTCATGTATTACTTTTGACAGCGTGACACTGCATAGGGTTATTAGCAAAATCCCCGCCAGCGATGCTACCATACCAGTGATTTGAAACCCCGGCAATGCTTTGACCACCATGAACGGAGTAAACACATTGGTCACAACAGTAATACCGCCCAGATTCATGAATGAAAGCGGCAAATCGGCAATTGACAAGAGCGGCCTGATGGCGGCATTAGCCACCCCGACGATAGTCGCACCCAACAAAGTCCCGCCTAAAGTATCCACAAAAATACCCGGTAGTTCAACCACTACCATAAATAGAATTACCGCATTAATAATAATCCGCAGCAAAAAACCACTCACCGTACTACTCCTTCCACCAAGGTCTGGCAAAATCAACCGACACTATTTATTATATCCCAAGAGACAAAAATTCGGCAATATGGTTATTACCATTTTTTTTGCAGTTGTCATCATACCAGCTGCGGCTTTACTCTACAATCTCTGTTTCCAGCAATAACAGCGCCCGTTTCAGGTCGATACCGCCCTCAAAGCCGGTCAGACTGCCATTAGCCCCCACTACCCGGTGGCAGGGCACCACCAGCGGCGTCCGGTTGCCGTTCAGCGCACCGCCAACCGCTCTGGCCGCCTTTGGATTGCCGACAGCCTGGGCTACCGCCTGATAACTGACAGTAGTACCGTACGGGATGCCTGCCGTATAGGTGAGCACCGCCGTCTGAAACGGGGTATACAGCCGCCAGTCAACCGGTACGCTGAAAGTAACCGGAAACCCCTGAAAATATAGTTGCAACTCCCGGCTCAGTTCCTCAGACCAGAGGCAGGCTTCCCGGCCTGCCTCCAGCATGGTGAACTCTTTAACACGGATATCGGCCAAGGCAGCCGTTTCGTCAGCACACGGAAACCCTAATTCCCACAAGCCTACATCAGACCATATGGCAGCAATCGGACCCCAGGCAGTGGAAATCAGATCACAATACAAGGCCGGTGGCTTTGCTGTGGGCTTTACCATAATATTTCTACAGGCACGTCATTGGTCTGGGCTGTACCTGTCAAGGTCATGGCCGCACTGAGTTCGGCCCGGTATTTATTGATCATAAAATCCACCCCATCCGCCCCGCCGCCTACTGCGGCAATGGCCAGCGGCCGTCCGAGCAGCACGGCATCAGCACCCAGAGCCAGCATTTTTAATACATCAGCTCCACTTCTGATGCCGCCGTCAACCAATACAGTCATCTTGCCTTTCACAGCTTCGGCAATATACGGGAGCACCTCGGCCGTACCAGGCGTATAATCCAGCGCCCGTCCACCATGGTTGGACACGACAATGGCATCAACACCGGCCTGCCAGCAGGCCTCAGCATCATCAGGGGTCATAATCCCTTTAACGATAAAAGGAATGGTGGTACGGTTTTTGATGTATTCCAGTTCATGAATAGTCTTAGGGCCTACAGGCTGTCCGGCATTAGTCATATTAACCAGCGCGGCGGCATCGATATCTATGCCAAAAGCCGGACAACCGGCAGCAGCCGCCTGTTTAGCCAGTTCAACAATTTTATCTGTCTCACGCGGTTTGATAATCGGTATTCCCCAGCCCTGTTCCTTGCCAATTGCCGCCATACCTGTGGAAAAAACCGCCGGATTGGGGCCGTCACCGGTCATACCGATAGTGCCGGCCTTACGACAGCCGCTGACAATGGCTGTGTCGTATTCTTCCTCTGTCAGTGCACCTTTCATATTCATCGCAATGCCGCCAATAGCTGCGGCAATAATGGGCAGCGTTAATTCCAAACCAAATATCCGACAGGACATATCAGGATTTTTCACACTATGAATGGTTCTTAAATTCAGGCGGCAGTCAGCCAGAGCTTCTACATTATGCCGAAAGGCCGCACCTGTACCCAAACCGCCCATGCCTGGCACTTCTCCGGCACAGACAATCCCATTGCATACAGGACAAAGCCGGCAGGCACCCTGAAATTTTTCTTTTGCAGCCGTCTTAATGCTTATAATATCCATTTCGTCCCTCCTGATTATACATTCAGTATTTTGATGAAATTCTTGTTTGTCTGTCAAAATCCTGCCGGTAAAACCGCAAAGGCAAGCATAATTTTAATTTTAGGAAGCAAAGGGGGACAGTCACTTTGCTTCCTAAATCAGATTGCGATAGATAAATGGAGACTTAATTCAGGGCTAACAGCCCGCAAGAATGATGAAAACCGGTGCTGCAATCAGTCTCCCACCTTTGCAACAATCCATTCTTTTTTGACCTGCCACAGACCTGCCTGCATATCCGGGTACAGGCAGGAGCCGGTCGCCTTTACCTTTTGGTCATAGCGAAACAAATTTTGCCAGCTGTCCCGGCACTCTTTTTTGAGGTGGGGATAAAAGGGGGTTGTGTGTATATCCCCTGCATAACGAATGCCATAGCGAGCTAGCTTTTCGGCAAATAGAGCTTCCTCTGCTGCTGATTCACCAATATAGTTAAGGTTCAGTATCTTGTTCCAGTCGCTCATCCGGAAAAATACCGCGCTCGCAAGGGGAACGCTGAGCTTCAATATTTGGTGGCCGGGATGACGTTCCAGGTATTTTATATCACAAAAAGACCAGACAGCCGATTCGGCTTGCTGCGGTTTGGGAACAATACGCTGCGCATGTTCAGTATACCAGGCATATGCCTGGAGAAACACAGCAGATACTTCGGCATATTTCCGGGAAATGTACTCTAGTTTGACATAATGATGCCCATGCGCCAAGAGGTTAGCGACTACTTCATCAGTCTGGGCTGTGTACAGTGTTATCTGGTTATGCTGACAATCCATTCTTTCTTCAACTCCCATATAGTTCCCACCCTGGCTTCAGTCAAAACGATACTCTCGTCAAATAGTCGATCCCAGCTTTTAATGATCTTTTGTCTGATATTGGGGTAGAAAGGTTTCATATAAGCAGTACAATCGTCAACTCCATAACGGCGCAGCAGTGCCGCATGTTCTTGTTCATCCTGTGCATCAGCAGGGATATACATATAGTTGACGATCCGGCCCCATTTATCAAAATCCATGGTAATAAGCTGATCTTCGTCTACCAGGATTTCTATCTGCACATTGCCCGGGCTGTTCGCTATTTTTTCTTCCTCTGCTAAAGACACCCAGATAGGGTATTGTACATCTTGAGGAGGCATGACCAACTTGCTTGCTGCTAAATAATACCAATTGTATACATCCAGGTACAGCGAGGCGTGTTCCTCCATTTTACCCACTATGTATTCTTTTTTTACGATATACCGGTCATTGGCTTCTAAATCTTTGAGGATGTTTTCATGTTGCTTGGTCCAAATTCTTATCTTATTCTTCATTTTGTTCTCCACCTAATTTCCTTAGTAGCCCACCCAGCCTAAATCTATAGTGTTCTTGCCGCGAGATTTTCCGCCCAGCTTCGTTGTCGTCGCCTTACATATGTCCGATATGCGCGGCTCCTCCGCCTTACTGGACGAAAAATCTCGCACAATTCATCCTATATCTTAGGCTTGGCGGACTACTAGTTGAATTTATATGTATTTTAGCACTTGTTTTTTAAACTAATCAACAAAACTAAAGCCTAAAAAATCTCTGCATTTTTGTGCTGTACAACCAACTTGTACTATTTTATACTATCTATACAAAATATAGTGAGAAGCGAGGTAGCGCATTGACACTGAAACAATTTTATGAGAAGTTCAAAGAAAAACATCAGCTGACATTAATAGCCGGCGAAAAGGGTATTCATGCTTCTATTGAAGGCATCTATCTGTTAGAGGATTTGAATAATATTAAATTTCTGCGCGACAGAGGCTTGATTATTACAACCGGACTTGCCAACCATTATGACGACTACTGGCTTGAAGAACTCCTTTGTGCGGCGAGACGAAAAAGCGCAAGCGGTGTTATCCTATGTATGGGGGCTTATATTACCGAGATACCGCTTCCTCTTGTTGAATACTGCAACTATAACAATTTGCCGCTGCTTGTCATACCTTGGGACATATATATTGTTGATATTATGCAAGAATATTATGATGATTTTTTTAAAGAGAAACAACAAGGAGAATATTTTGGTAAAATATTCTCCAATGCGATGTTTAACAATACTATTGACAATGAATTTATTGCAGACCATGAGGATATGAAACCGTATTCTTATTCTACCTATGGGATTGTTGCTTTTAAAAATGTTGCTAAGGACACATTAACTGCCGTCCTGAATCAAACTGAGGAAAAATACCTGATTCTGACGAAAAAAACTACACTGTATGCCATTTTATATAACATAACTGAAAGCAATTTTTCGGCAGCAGCAGCTTTGCTGCATATGTCTCTAAGTACCAAGCCTGTTCATTATGGGATTGCCACTCTGGGGCAGGGTATACACTCGCTATTTAACAAACGAATAGAATCAGATAAAGCGTTGCAAGTAGCAATGGCTACCCGCAAGACTTACTGCTGCTATAATGAGTTAGGCCTTTATCGAATTATATTAGGTATTTCCGATGGGGCGATATTGGACGATTTATATACACAGTCGCTGAAGGCTGTTGTCGACTACGACAATGAGCATAACTCCAATTACCTAGAAATACTGCGCTATTATATCGAATTTAATTCCAGTGTCCAACGGGTTGCTGAACACACTTTTACACATCGAAATACTATCAATTACAGTATTGGAAAAATCAAAAAAATACTCCAGAGCGATTTGTCTTCCATGGAAGAGCGCTGCCGGATTCAACTGGCTTTTTGTCTTTATGACTTACAGCAGTGAAGCAGAGAGACGGTTATATTAGAAACGGCAAAGGTCAACGGACGCAAAAAATCCGCTGACCTCTGTCTCGCAGGTATCGTTTGATGATCAGAACAGGTAACTTATATGTTCGAGAAAACAAGATACTATTCCAAAGCAAAGTGAATGTTCCCCTGCTTCGCGTTCCCCTGTTTCTTGCTCTTTTGCTGACTGCTTATATCGGGAATTTTGTCGAATACGGATATGTTTTTTACAAGCTGTATGAGGATTGGACACTTGTGATATTCCTCTACATAATTTTTTATTACATCTTTCAGTGGTTTTTCAGCATCCATAAATAATTTCCTCCCATTGGTGTATTTTTGAATTTGTATGTATTTTAGCACTTGTTTTTTCGGCGTTCAATGAGATTGGAGCCTAAAAAAAACTCTGCTTTTTCGTGCTGCACAACCAACTGCTATTCGATTTATACTATTTATAGTTTCAGTAAATGAAATGAGGGGTATATCATTGACGCTAAAACAATTTTATGAAAAGTTTCAAAAAAAGCACCAGCTAACACTACTAGCTGGTGAAAAGGGTATCTATGAGCCTGTCGAATGGGTTTATCTGCTAGAGGACCTGAATAATGTTAAATACCTGCGCGGCAGAGAGTTAATAATTACGACCGGGCTTGCCAACAATTATGACCGCTGGCTTGAAGAGTTCATTTATTCAGTACATAAAAAAGGGGTAAGCGGTATTATCTTATGTATTGGAACTTATATTAAGGATGTGCCGAATTCTCTTATTGACTACTGCAACGCCAATGGCTTGCCGCTACTTATCATACCGTGGGAAATACGCATGGTTGATATTATGCAGGATTACTATGATGATACTATTAAAGAGAAACAAGAAGCACAATATTTCAGCAAAATATTTTCCAGTGCCATGTTTGATAATCGGATTGATAATGCACTTATTGCTGAACATGAAGATATGGAGCAGTATGTCTATTCCACCTATGGAATTGTCGCTTTCAAAAACATTGCTGCCGATAAATTAACTGCGTTGTTAAATCAAGTGGAACAAAAATATTTGATTTTGACGAAAAAAACGATACAGTATGCCATCCTGTATAACATAACCGAAAGCAATTTTTCGGCTGTAATAGCTTTCCTGCATAAGTCCTTAAGCACCGGATCTATTCATTATGGCATTGCCGCTTTGGGGCAGGGCATACACTCGCTATTTGATAAACGAATAGAAGCAGATAAAGCCCTGCAAGTAGCAATGGCTACCCGCAAAACTTATTGCTTCTATAATGACTTAGGTTTGTATCAAATTATATTAGGCATTTCCAATGAGGCGATATTAGACAATTTATATGCGCAAACGCTGAAGCCTATTGTAGAGTACGACCAACAACACAAATCCAGTTATTTAGAAACGCTGCGCTATTATATTGAATTTAACTCCAGTGTACAACTCATTGCTGAGCACACCTTTACCCATCGAAATACCATCAACTACCGTATTGCCAAAATCAAAAGCTTACTCCAGAGCGACTTGTCTTCCGCACAAGAGCGTTGCCGGATTCAACTGGCTTTTTGCCTTTATGATTTACGACAAGGATAATATACTTCCTCATGATATTATTGTTCATTACTGCCGGTGAAATAATCACCATTACAAGCCTTACACCTGCTATTAAATAAAACAAGACTTGGCATAAGCCAAGTCTTGTTTTATGTGCTATATTTGCTCGAACTGGTCTTTGCCTACGCCGCAGACCGGGCATTGCCAGTCTTCCGATACATCGGCAAATGCTGTTCCCGGCTGAACGCCATGGTCCAGGTCGCCCTGATCCGGATCATACTCATAACCGCATACCATACATCTATACTTTTCCATTACTATCCACTCCTTATTAATAATAAACTACTTGTCTAATATTTTACTATTTTTACAAGAAGATTGCAAACAAAAGCTGCCAATAAGTACCTGTACTTATTCATACACTTTCTTGCGAAAGAAATTGTACACCGCTTCAGCCGCAGGCAGCGTCATGCCGTTAACTTTCGTTAGTTCCGCTACCTCGGCGGCTTTAATTTTGGGCAGGCTGCCGAAATGATCCCACAGCGCTTTCCGGCGTTTGGCGCCAATGCCAGGGATATGGTCAAGCACTGACACCAGATTACGCTTGGACCGCAATTTTCGGTGGTAGGTAATGGCAAAGCGGTGGGCTTCGTCGCGGATGCGCTGCACCAAATACAGCGACTGGGAGTGCCGTGGCAGAATGAGCGGTTCGCTGATTCCTTCACGGAAGATATGTTCAAATTCCTTGGCAAGCCCCACTACCGTCACTTCTGTAAGCCCGGCAGCACGAATAATGGGCAGGGCCGAGCTAAGCTGGCCTTTGCCGCCGTCGATAATAATCAAATCCGGCACAGGTCCTTTTTCGATTGCCTCGCGATAACGCCGCCCCACTACCTCCTGCATGGACTTAAAGTCATCCGGCTTGCCTTCGACGGTTTTTAACTTATAGCGGCGGTATTCATTCTTATTGGGCTGCCCGCCCTCAAACACCACCATCGACGCCACCGTTTCCGAACCTTGTATATGGGAAATGTCAAAACACTCAATCCGTTCAGGCGCACCCGGCAAGCCCAGGTACTGTCCAAGCTCGGCTGCGGCGCCGGCCGTCTTGCCGGCATCGGCTTCCAGCCGCACCGCCTGTTCTTCCAGTACGGTGGCCGCGTTGCCTGCCGCCATATTGACCAAATCTTTCTTCGTGCCTCGTTTCGGGGTTTCTACCTGTACCCGCCCGCCTTTGACACCGCTCAGCCACTCGGCTAAAAGATGCTGCTCCGCCAGCGCCAGCGGCAGCAGGATTTCCCGGGGAATAAAGGCAGCCTGGCTGTAGTACTGTTTAACAAAGGCTTCCAGGATAGTCTGATCGGTTTCATCCTCGCCGCCTGTCAGCATGAAGTGATCCCGTCCCACCATTTTGCCGCTGCGAATAAAGAATACCTGGGCACAAATCCCGGCGGCCGACCTGGCCAAGCCAATGGCATCCTGGTCGCCGCTGCCTGTTACCATGTTTTGCTTTTCAATAATTTTCTCGACAGCCGCAAGCTGGTCGCGCAGCCTGGCAGCCTGTTCAAACTCCAGGTCTTCCGCCGCTTGTCCCATGGCCTGCTTAAGCTGCTTAACAACCGCGTCACTGCGGCCTTCCAGAAACAGACCCACGGCTTTAATCATCCCGCCGTAGGTTTCATGATCCACTTTCCCGGCACACGGAGCCAGGCAGCGTTTAATATGGTGTTCCAGGCAAGGACGCTTGGCGTCAAGCTGGCGGCAGGAACGCAGCGGAAACAGGTTTTTTAAGAGCTTGAGCGTTTCATGCACCGCGCCGGCACTGGTGTACGGACCGAAATACCTGGCACCGTCTTTTACCACCTTACGGGTGGCATATACTCGGGGATAGTCTTCTCGCGTCACCTTAATATAGGGGTAGCTTTTGTCGTCCCGTAAGCTGATATTGTACTTGGGACGATGTTTTTTTATCAGATTGCACTCCAGTATCAGGGCTTCAATTTCAGAAGCAGTAATGATATACTCCAGGTCGGCAATCCTCGCCACCAAAGCAATTACTTTGGGCGAATGATTACGGCTTGACTGAAAATAGGAGCGCACCCGGTTTTTCAAATTAATGGCTTTGCCGACATAGATAATCCGGTTTTTCCCGTCTTTCATCAGATAGACGCCAGGCTTGTCAGGCAATAATGCCAGTTTTTCCTCAACTGCAGGAGATATTACAGAAATGACCGGACACCTCCTTTACTCACGCTGCTGCCGCGGCCCGCGCGCCAGGATGGGGGCTAAATACTGACCGGTATACGATTTCGCCACAGCCACCACCTGCTCCGGCGTACCCTGCGCGACAATGGTGCCGCCCCGGTTGCCGCCCTCCGGCCCCAGGTCAATAATATAATCAGCGGTTTTAATCACATCCAGGTTGTGTTCAATAACCACAACCGTATCGCCGCCGTCAACCAGCCGCTGCAGCACCTCCAGCAGGCGGTGAATATCGGCGGTATGCAAACCGGTAGTGGGCTCATCCAGAATATACAGCGTTTTGCCGGTACTGCGCCGTGCCAGTTCGGTGGCCAGCTTAACCCGCTGCGCCTCGCCGCCCGACAATTGGGTCGCAGGCTGACCAAGCTTGATATACCCCAGGCCCACATCCTTCATAATCTGCAGCTTGCGGTGAATCTTGGGGAGATTCTGGAAAAATTCAACCGCTTCGTCGACCACCATGTCCAGAACCTGGGCAATGCTTTTCCCCTTGTAGTGGACTTCCAGCGTCTCACGGTTGTAGCGGGCTCCCTTGCACACTTCACAAGGCACATAGACATCAGGCAAAAAGTGCATTTCAATCTTAATAATGCCGTCACCTTTGCAGGCTTCGCAACGGCCACCTTTGACATTAAAGCTGAAGCGGCCCGGACGGTAGCCCCGCATCTTGGCTTCTGACGTCTGGCTGAACAGTTCCCGGATGCTGTCAAACAAACTGGTATAGGTCGCCGGATTGGAGCGCGGTGTCCGGCCAATAGGCGACTGGTCGATATCAATAATTTTATCAATATATTCCAGACCGCGAATACTGTCATGGTCTCCCGGCCGGGCGCGGCTGGCGCGATACAGCTGACTGACCAGGCCCTTGTATAAAATTTCGTTGACCAGCGTGCT
Proteins encoded in this window:
- the rapZ gene encoding RNase adapter RapZ, translating into MDNFRLVIITGMSGAGKSQVMRAMEDLGYFCVDNLPPMLIPKFAELCAQSGGKVSKIALVVDIRGGEFFDTLVQVLEDMEKQGFLYEIVFLEAADATIIRRYKETRRRHPMAPHGRISEGICRERDRLEQIRGRANHIIDTSGLSTAELRGKITTLFTEEREHERMTVTVVSFGFKYGIPLDGDMVLDVRFLPNPFYVESLRRKSGQEALVGEYIWKWPVTQQFMEKLSGLIDFLIPHYVKEGKSQLVIAIGCTGGLHRSVFVAEKMFEYLKGKGFKVNVEHRDIKHNIIE
- a CDS encoding putative bifunctional diguanylate cyclase/phosphodiesterase; its protein translation is MAEELRILLIDDDEVDRMMVKRALRAAHAQIIIHEAVTGSQGLNEAQTGRYDCVFLDQCLPGDSGLAVLSAIRAAGVKTPVIILTGQGDEQLAVDVMKAGATDYMVKNKLSADSLSQCLRAAIRLGRAEAMIEYLSYYDAATGLPNRLLLIDRLVMALAGIERSGGMLALLFVGVDRFKLVNDTLGHGLGDKLIHLVANRLNACVGKQAVVSRVGGDVFGILLPELADSQVAASIAEDLIEGIRQPVDLNGYVWHTSASIGIAVCPDDGQNVDVLLKNAESSMYRAKEQGGDAYQFYTKSMNERVLERMLLENSLRQAIDNNELVIHYQPLIDGTTGRTVGVEALVRWLHPERGLIQPMEFIPLAEETGLIVPIGEWVLRTACAQNKAWQDAGYPPVVMAVNLSGRQFRQPDFTGRISKVLAATGLAPEYLELEITESIALEDVEYTIAILKELGAMGIGIAIDDFGTGYSSLSYLKRFPITTLKIDRIFVQDAAKSQQDAAIISAIILLAHNLNLKVVAEGVETPEQRLLLRERHCNMMQGFLFSRPLPAEQVASLFDFCW
- a CDS encoding response regulator; protein product: MRDKSMNILLIEDDEVDIMNVERAFKRINLTNPLYIARDGVEALAMLRGQNGKAIVPWPRLILLDINMPRMNGIEFLHEIRQDPALKMITVIVLTTSNEERDVVAAYQFNVAGYIIKPVSFEEFVKTLGALDHYWTLSEMP
- a CDS encoding Cof-type HAD-IIB family hydrolase; this translates as MAIKLVALDLDDTLLNSKLAVSPRACEVIRQAVAQGVTVTIATGRMYRSALPYARQLGLDVPIITYNGALIKSCLSGEVLLDQPIERKLSQQVLALCKERGWYIQNYVRDELYVEKINQYAEQYSRLAAVPVTAVGDRLYDGEESSNKMLIMSTPEGILEIYDICKALFGNQLSIAISKPTYLEITDPLANKGRALAFLADTLGITKEETMAVGDSGNDVDMLKYAGWSVAMGNASAAVKAIARLETLANDADGVAEAIEKYVLA
- a CDS encoding phage holin family protein — translated: MSGFLLRIIINAVILFMVVVELPGIFVDTLGGTLLGATIVGVANAAIRPLLSIADLPLSFMNLGGITVVTNVFTPFMVVKALPGFQITGMVASLAGILLITLCSVTLSKVIHDR
- a CDS encoding methylated-DNA--[protein]-cysteine S-methyltransferase encodes the protein MVKPTAKPPALYCDLISTAWGPIAAIWSDVGLWELGFPCADETAALADIRVKEFTMLEAGREACLWSEELSRELQLYFQGFPVTFSVPVDWRLYTPFQTAVLTYTAGIPYGTTVSYQAVAQAVGNPKAARAVGGALNGNRTPLVVPCHRVVGANGSLTGFEGGIDLKRALLLLETEIVE
- a CDS encoding alpha-hydroxy-acid oxidizing protein, whose product is MDIISIKTAAKEKFQGACRLCPVCNGIVCAGEVPGMGGLGTGAAFRHNVEALADCRLNLRTIHSVKNPDMSCRIFGLELTLPIIAAAIGGIAMNMKGALTEEEYDTAIVSGCRKAGTIGMTGDGPNPAVFSTGMAAIGKEQGWGIPIIKPRETDKIVELAKQAAAAGCPAFGIDIDAAALVNMTNAGQPVGPKTIHELEYIKNRTTIPFIVKGIMTPDDAEACWQAGVDAIVVSNHGGRALDYTPGTAEVLPYIAEAVKGKMTVLVDGGIRSGADVLKMLALGADAVLLGRPLAIAAVGGGADGVDFMINKYRAELSAAMTLTGTAQTNDVPVEILW
- a CDS encoding DUF3841 domain-containing protein, giving the protein MGVEERMDCQHNQITLYTAQTDEVVANLLAHGHHYVKLEYISRKYAEVSAVFLQAYAWYTEHAQRIVPKPQQAESAVWSFCDIKYLERHPGHQILKLSVPLASAVFFRMSDWNKILNLNYIGESAAEEALFAEKLARYGIRYAGDIHTTPFYPHLKKECRDSWQNLFRYDQKVKATGSCLYPDMQAGLWQVKKEWIVAKVGD
- a CDS encoding DUF3841 domain-containing protein, coding for MKNKIRIWTKQHENILKDLEANDRYIVKKEYIVGKMEEHASLYLDVYNWYYLAASKLVMPPQDVQYPIWVSLAEEEKIANSPGNVQIEILVDEDQLITMDFDKWGRIVNYMYIPADAQDEQEHAALLRRYGVDDCTAYMKPFYPNIRQKIIKSWDRLFDESIVLTEARVGTIWELKKEWIVSITR